A single region of the Pontibacter kalidii genome encodes:
- the truA gene encoding tRNA pseudouridine(38-40) synthase TruA — protein sequence MRYFLEIAYDGTRFHGWQVQPNALSVQEVLEDSLTKVLREPISTTGSGRTDTGVHASQQFVHFNAQQPLDPQQVVYRLNRILPEDISAVDLYLVQPDAHARYDAFARTYHYHITLRKNPFKRYHAWYHSRPLDVEKMNEAAAILLKYEDFTTFSKVKGDTKHYRCNMYEAVWRQAGEELQFTIRANRFLRGMVRLVVGTLVDVGRDKLTVPEFEQIIASQDRRRSSGAAPSEGLFLAKVAYPPELFIP from the coding sequence ATGCGGTATTTTTTAGAGATAGCTTACGACGGAACAAGGTTTCACGGGTGGCAGGTGCAGCCAAACGCCCTGTCGGTACAGGAAGTACTAGAGGATAGTTTAACCAAGGTGCTGCGCGAGCCGATCAGCACCACCGGCAGCGGCCGCACCGATACGGGAGTACATGCCAGCCAGCAGTTCGTGCACTTTAACGCCCAGCAGCCCCTGGACCCGCAGCAGGTGGTTTACCGCCTCAACCGTATCCTTCCGGAGGATATCTCCGCCGTTGATTTATATTTGGTGCAGCCGGATGCCCATGCACGTTACGATGCCTTCGCGCGCACCTACCATTATCACATCACCCTCCGCAAGAATCCCTTTAAGCGCTACCACGCCTGGTACCACAGCCGCCCTCTGGATGTGGAAAAGATGAATGAAGCCGCAGCCATACTGCTTAAGTACGAGGATTTTACTACCTTCAGCAAAGTAAAGGGCGACACCAAGCATTACCGTTGCAACATGTATGAGGCCGTGTGGCGGCAGGCAGGGGAGGAGCTCCAATTTACCATCCGGGCCAATCGTTTTTTGCGGGGCATGGTGCGCCTGGTGGTAGGCACCCTGGTGGATGTAGGGCGTGACAAGCTAACGGTGCCCGAGTTCGAGCAGATCATAGCCAGCCAGGACAGACGCAGGTCCAGCGGGGCAGCGCCGTCTGAGGGTTTGTTCCTGGCTAAAGTAGCGTATCCACCTGAACTATTTATACCTTAA
- a CDS encoding cystathionine gamma-synthase family protein gives MQLEEDHLGPHLNGKHVRPESLMMSYGYNPEWSEMAVKAPIYQTSTFVFKNAEEGKAFFELAYGLREKNAEEQLGLIYSRLNNPDLEILENRLRFWDGAEEAAVFASGMAAISTTLLALLKPGDVILHSEPIYGGSDYYIKNILPKFGIQSIGFQACATTEEVAQLLEASGVADKLAMIYIETPANPTNHLVDIEECVALGQKYSTADKKVVVAVDNTFLGPVFSHPLKHGADLVLYSATKYIGGHSDLIAGACAGSAELLKQVKGMRTFAGSMASPWTGWMLMRSLETLKIRMEAQARGAEVVASYLKQHPKVEKIYYLGDLQDNPRQQAIYRKQCTAAGSMISFDIRGGEKEAFKFLNSLRLIKLAVSLGGTESLAEHPASMTHSDISPADRAKMGIGEGMVRISVGVEHPEDIISDVEQALAKVAVAVEA, from the coding sequence ATGCAACTGGAAGAGGACCATCTGGGGCCGCACCTAAACGGAAAGCACGTGCGGCCAGAGAGTTTAATGATGAGCTACGGGTACAATCCCGAGTGGTCGGAAATGGCCGTAAAAGCCCCGATTTACCAAACATCCACCTTTGTCTTTAAAAATGCCGAGGAGGGCAAGGCTTTTTTCGAGCTGGCCTATGGCCTGCGCGAGAAGAACGCCGAGGAGCAGCTGGGCCTGATCTACAGCCGCCTCAACAACCCCGACCTGGAGATACTGGAAAACCGCCTCCGCTTCTGGGATGGTGCTGAAGAAGCAGCAGTGTTTGCCAGCGGCATGGCCGCTATCAGCACCACGCTGCTGGCCCTGCTTAAGCCCGGCGACGTGATCCTGCACAGCGAGCCCATTTACGGCGGCTCCGATTATTACATCAAAAACATCCTGCCCAAGTTCGGCATCCAAAGTATAGGCTTCCAGGCTTGTGCCACGACCGAAGAAGTAGCGCAATTGCTCGAAGCCTCTGGCGTGGCCGACAAACTGGCGATGATTTATATTGAGACACCGGCTAACCCTACCAACCACCTGGTGGACATAGAGGAATGCGTGGCCCTGGGCCAGAAATACTCGACTGCCGACAAGAAAGTGGTGGTGGCCGTGGATAACACCTTCCTGGGGCCGGTGTTCTCTCACCCGCTCAAGCATGGCGCGGACCTGGTTTTATACTCTGCCACCAAGTATATCGGCGGGCACTCCGATTTGATTGCCGGTGCCTGCGCCGGTTCTGCCGAACTGCTGAAGCAGGTGAAGGGCATGCGCACCTTTGCCGGCTCCATGGCCAGTCCCTGGACCGGCTGGATGCTGATGCGCAGCCTGGAGACCCTGAAAATACGTATGGAGGCACAAGCCCGTGGCGCCGAAGTGGTGGCCAGTTACCTGAAGCAGCACCCGAAGGTGGAGAAGATCTACTACCTCGGCGACCTGCAGGACAACCCGCGGCAGCAGGCCATTTACCGGAAGCAGTGCACCGCCGCCGGCTCTATGATCTCGTTTGACATCAGGGGTGGCGAGAAAGAGGCCTTCAAGTTCCTGAACAGCCTGCGTTTGATCAAGCTGGCCGTAAGCCTGGGCGGCACCGAGTCGCTGGCCGAGCACCCCGCCTCCATGACGCACTCCGACATCTCCCCCGCCGACCGCGCCAAGATGGGCATCGGCGAAGGCATGGTGCGTATTTCGGTAGGCGTGGAGCACCCGGAGGATATTATCTCCGATGTGGAGCAGGCGCTGGCAAAAGTAGCGGTAGCTGTAGAAGCTTAA